AAAACCCACTAAATGGATAGTGTATTGATGTTGTTAATCCTTAGTTGaaataattttgtgtgtgtgtgtgtgagtgtgaaaagagagagagagatacattacaatcaaagaataaataatatcGAAAAATAGTCTCACTATGTGCAGAACGAAACATACAgtgcattcttcttcttttttccaacgATTTCAATGCACCAGCACAATGatttacacaaaatatatataaagtatataacCGGCATTCTGTGACAAAGATTGTGTCAGAATATGCACATTGTGAGCAGTTGGTGGCGCTAATACCACGATGAGGAGGTGATTACCACAAAAGgacaatgaaaaagaagaagtaacaTGGCTATGGACTACACACGTCTCATTGGACTACACACGTCTCATTGGACTACACACGTCTGTTTGGACTACACACACGTCTCATTGGACTATATTTTAACGTCATCAGCGCGCGACCTTGAGGAGAAAGACCTCTACGTAAATTAGCGGAACGATGCACGTGAGTGTTTCAGTCAGAGGTCTGAGAAGATGTAATTTATCGTTTCTCTTCGCGGTTCAAAGTGGAGTTAATAAACGCGTAGTTTATAAAGAACAACCCCACCATTTCTCTCGTACCGTTAACGAATCTCTGAAtcttctcctccgctctccACGCTGTCGACAGAGCAGCGCGACTATGGCGCAGGCAGCCAGCGATCCCGGAGCACCGGCGGAGCTCGACAGCCCGGTGTCCGCGCAGGCAGTCGCCGCTATTGAGGCCGCAGAAACCGGCAAACGCAAAAGCGACGAGCGGTGCGAACCCGAGGCGAGTGGCCAAGGGAAGAGGCGGAGAGGAGCGGGAGGGAAGAAGCTCCGTCCGGGCGAAAGGTACATCCCTCCTCCCCAGAAACGGAACCCCGGCGTCAGCTTCAGTCAGGAGCATTACGCCGAGACCTCCTACTACTTCGAAGGTGGCCTCCGCAAAGTTCGTCCCTATTACTTCGACTTCAAAACCTACTGCAAAGGCCGGTGGATCGGGAAGAGTCTGCTGGAGGTGTTCGACAGCGAGTTCAGAGCCGAGTCTGTGGAGTACTACCAGCGGGCTGCCAAAGAGGGTCGCATCCGGCTCAACGAGAGCCCTGTGGAGGACCTGTCTGTGGTGCTCAGGGTCAGTGTGAACACTGCACATCATATCAGTAACACTCCCACGATACTCAGATGTGGTGTGTGAAGCCAGTTCGATGGCAGCATAATAGATGTAACCAGACTAAATGTGAGCGTGACtaaaatcatcaacaaaaaGTTTTTGGCAAACTAAGTGGAACTAAACCCAAGGCTTGTTCTGGATTTCTCACAATCCCTATCAGCAGATTGAAGTTGGCCCATTTGTGCCAATCTGCAGTAATCTGCTGTACATGGATATTTTGCATGCAGTTATGTATATTTTCTGTTGCGGTAATTACACATTTGGAGGCATTTAACCACTATGATTTCTGAAATAATCTCACAATGCCAACTGTGAATTACAGGTCCATTGACAAACCATCAGGCCTATTAGTTTCATCAGCAGTAAACATTAATTGGTGAACCATAAAGTTTAACGACTAATCCTCTTagtcaaataaaatgcagaTGTGTTTGAATTCTGGCCTGTGGGGACGATTAATGTGCCGTCGTCCAGTCCAGAcgtttctcctctctccctacTGTCCCCAGAATAACGACCACTTGAGAAACACCGTCCACCGCCATGAGCCGCCTGTGGTCGGAAGGCCCCTGGAGGTTCTGGTTGATGACGGTGAAGTGCTGGTGGTTGACAAGCCTGCTTCCATCCCGGTCCACCCCTGTGGCCGTTTTCGCCACAACACCGTGATTTTCATCCTGGGGAAAGAACGGGGCTTCTCCGAGCTTCACACTGTCCACAGACTGGACAGACTCACCTCTGGAGTGCTGCTGTTTGCCAGAACATTGGAGACGTCAAAGAAGCTGGACAAGTTGGTGAGAGATAGACAGGTACGTTCAGGAGGGTTTAGACTCATCTCTGATTTCTGATGATAACAACTGTGGGTTTTCAAACGGTCTTTACATCTAGTGTCTTTCCTAGCTTGAAAAGGAGTACGTGTGCCGAGTGGAGGGGGAGTTTCCAGAGGGCGAAGTGATCTGTGAGGAGCCCATCCTGGTCGTTTCCTTTAAAATTGGCATCTGTCGGGTTGACCCCAAGGGAAAGGAGTGCCGAACTGTCTTTCAGAGGCTTAGCTTTAATGGAAAAACCAGCGTTGTCCGCTGTTTACCCCTTACCGGCCGCACACACCAGATCAGGGTCCACCTCCAGTACCTGGGCTTCCCCATCCTCCATGACCCCATCTATGGATCCTCAGCATGGGGTCCTCacagggggaaggggggagtgATGGGGAAGAGCaatgaggagctgctgcaggctcTTGTAGAGGAGCATCGATCTCAGGAAAGTCTACACCTTTTAGACATACCAGATGACGGCATtggacaagagaaaaacaagaagatggACAAGTCAGACAGCCCGTCTGAACCTGACCAGAGTGGAGAAAGTCATGAGACACAGGCGACGACGGGTTGTAGCTCAACAGGTGCAACCATACACGAGGAGAGTCAGAGCTTCACAGACTCTAACAGTAACAGCACCTCACTCCAAGAATCCCAGAGCCATATACCGATCGAATCAAATGGAAATCAAACGGAGGCGACTGACTGTGCCAAGAAATCTCCTCCAGGGACTAGAGACCACTTGTGTAGTGAGTGTAAGCTGGACAGAGCAGACCCGACGGAGAAGGAGCTCATCATGTATCTGCATGCGTTGCGCTACAAAGGACCTGATTTTGAATATTCCACACATTTACCCGACTGGGGAAAAGAAGACTGGGTTGAAGCTGAATAGCGCCGACCTGATGAACACTGCTGATGACTTTAGGTTTCTTCAACacttcttttgaaaatcttCGTCATTTCTCTGACACTGGTATAAAATGCCTCAAAATCAATTTTTGCATATCCACTAGAATTGAACctttagaaatgtttttctttggctACAACCCATTTATGACATAGcacaaatggaaaatgtaatcatttctTTCTCATGTTGCGGTTTTAATGTGAAGAATatagttttaatttaattttatcattttttaggCTCGTAATCTGTCCGGTACTTGAAAATCAATattgaaacaaattaaaaagccagtctgcaggaaaaaacatgtttttaattttattctagctttgtgaaaaatgaacatcataaaCAGCTGTAAGTAACAGTGGTGGTAACGTTTTTCTAATTTCCTCTGTGATTGACATCATTTGTCTCAAAGGCAGATTATTCTGCCGAGTGGTGTCAAAGTGAAGGCTCACTGAAAGAATTGTCATCATGAGATGTCAAAAGCTCACAGGCAcatttcatataaatattttcttgtCAAAGCTCCAGGAACAACACTACACCTCCAGCACCTCTTTGTTTTATAATTAACATCATATTTAGTACaatagacaattttttttaagacacaCCCTTTGCACATATCACATATATTTTTAGCGGCTTCAGCTTCTAAAACAACTTGTTGATAGACAATTTCCTCATGCTGTTCATGTCATAAATACTGTTATTTCAATGGCATTGAGACTCGCGTGATGTGACCTCTCAGCTATGGGATGCAGATAAAGGCATTCTGTTTTAATTGATAAACGTCCCTTAACAGTGCTGCCCAAGGCCCACCGCTGCTTCTTTACAAAggctaaataaacaaaaatgtatacacCTTAATCCATATAAAACCACAATATAGTATTATATCCCTATTAGAAACTATTGTTGCCTTTTTAGAATCAGTTaactaaaaaaacttttttttggcacaGACATTGGAACAAACAGCATGACTCTTCAAGACAGTGTAACATTAAATGCAAACATGACACCACAAAGGACAGGTTTCTGATTTTCCCAGGCATGGTAACCAAGGATGATCTGTACATATTATTGTCACAATGTGCAAAAGTAACTGACTGTAATTAAGTGACAATTGTTTGCTACTTTAGATGTGATAACGATCAATTCTTGCAAATATATAGTATGCACTGGTAACGCAGCTCTTTCTCTGTATATCTCACATTAACCTTTTTGATATTGTTAAATCCATGAATGTATAGGCTCATTTAGGTCAATTCCAGCATGGGAAAAGGCCATCAGCTGGAACCAGTACAGATGCAGATGTTAAAAAGTTCCAGGCACAAAGTaaattctgcagcagcaggtgcagtacttaatgttgttgttttttctgcaagATTGATATTGGTGTAAAACTGATGCACAAAAGATCTTATGCCTTTCCAAAAACTCATGCTTTGATTTGACCCTCATACTTTGACCTCATTTGTAACACAAACTTGGCTTATACTTCCTTCGAGTGTCATACAAAAGTAACAATGCTCCATTTCTTATGCTCGTATGTTCCTCCCTTTATAAATTCAGAGCATTTAAAACACAGTGTTTGCAAGGATGCCTCCATATTTGCTCAACAGGTATCCTCCCGTTGTCCATCTCTCTTTATCCAAACATCTGGTAAGTCTGGCTTGCTGTTGGGTAAGATAACCGCTTCTTCACTCTGACTCGTACGGCCCTTATTACAAGTCTTGTAAACAGTTTCTTTCAGTGAGAGACGAAGCGTGTCTCTCCTCCCGTTTAGGTATCCTGGTTGTAACGGagcctctccttccccttcgtGTTGCTGCGTGTTTGAAGGCCCAGGCTCGATGTCGCTGAGGCACGTTTCACAGGAATCCTCCAGTCCCTCGCAGGAGCTCTGGGACTGGGAGGAGAGGTGCCCTTTGTGGGAGCGGTGGTGGAGATACTCCTCTGAGGTTTGTCCGTCTTTGC
The Scophthalmus maximus strain ysfricsl-2021 chromosome 15, ASM2237912v1, whole genome shotgun sequence DNA segment above includes these coding regions:
- the rpusd2 gene encoding RNA pseudouridylate synthase domain-containing protein 2 isoform X2 produces the protein MHSSATMAQAASDPGAPAELDSPVSAQAVAAIEAAETGKRKSDERCEPEASGQGKRRRGAGGKKLRPGERYIPPPQKRNPGVSFSQEHYAETSYYFEGGLRKVRPYYFDFKTYCKGRWIGKSLLEVFDSEFRAESVEYYQRAAKEGRIRLNESPVEDLSVVLRNNDHLRNTVHRHEPPVVGRPLEVLVDDGEVLVVDKPASIPVHPCGRFRHNTVIFILGKERGFSELHTVHRLDRLTSGVLLFARTLETSKKLDKLVRDRQLEKEYVCRVEGEFPEGEVICEEPILVVSFKIGICRVDPKGKECRTVFQRLSFNGKTSVVRCLPLTGRTHQIRVHLQYLGFPILHDPIYGSSAWGPHRGKGGVMGKSNEELLQALVEEHRSQESLHLLDIPDDGIGQEKNKKMDKSDSPSEPDQSGESHETQATTGCSSTGATIHEESQSFTDSNSNSTSLQESQSHIPIESNGNQTEATDCAKKSPPGTRDHLCSECKLDRADPTEKELIMYLHALRYKGPDFEYSTHLPDWGKEDWVEAE
- the rpusd2 gene encoding RNA pseudouridylate synthase domain-containing protein 2 isoform X1, translated to MHVSVSVRGLRRCNLSFLFAVQSGVNKRVVYKEQPHHFSRTVNESLNLLLRSPRCRQSSATMAQAASDPGAPAELDSPVSAQAVAAIEAAETGKRKSDERCEPEASGQGKRRRGAGGKKLRPGERYIPPPQKRNPGVSFSQEHYAETSYYFEGGLRKVRPYYFDFKTYCKGRWIGKSLLEVFDSEFRAESVEYYQRAAKEGRIRLNESPVEDLSVVLRNNDHLRNTVHRHEPPVVGRPLEVLVDDGEVLVVDKPASIPVHPCGRFRHNTVIFILGKERGFSELHTVHRLDRLTSGVLLFARTLETSKKLDKLVRDRQLEKEYVCRVEGEFPEGEVICEEPILVVSFKIGICRVDPKGKECRTVFQRLSFNGKTSVVRCLPLTGRTHQIRVHLQYLGFPILHDPIYGSSAWGPHRGKGGVMGKSNEELLQALVEEHRSQESLHLLDIPDDGIGQEKNKKMDKSDSPSEPDQSGESHETQATTGCSSTGATIHEESQSFTDSNSNSTSLQESQSHIPIESNGNQTEATDCAKKSPPGTRDHLCSECKLDRADPTEKELIMYLHALRYKGPDFEYSTHLPDWGKEDWVEAE
- the rpusd2 gene encoding RNA pseudouridylate synthase domain-containing protein 2 isoform X3 → MAQAASDPGAPAELDSPVSAQAVAAIEAAETGKRKSDERCEPEASGQGKRRRGAGGKKLRPGERYIPPPQKRNPGVSFSQEHYAETSYYFEGGLRKVRPYYFDFKTYCKGRWIGKSLLEVFDSEFRAESVEYYQRAAKEGRIRLNESPVEDLSVVLRNNDHLRNTVHRHEPPVVGRPLEVLVDDGEVLVVDKPASIPVHPCGRFRHNTVIFILGKERGFSELHTVHRLDRLTSGVLLFARTLETSKKLDKLVRDRQLEKEYVCRVEGEFPEGEVICEEPILVVSFKIGICRVDPKGKECRTVFQRLSFNGKTSVVRCLPLTGRTHQIRVHLQYLGFPILHDPIYGSSAWGPHRGKGGVMGKSNEELLQALVEEHRSQESLHLLDIPDDGIGQEKNKKMDKSDSPSEPDQSGESHETQATTGCSSTGATIHEESQSFTDSNSNSTSLQESQSHIPIESNGNQTEATDCAKKSPPGTRDHLCSECKLDRADPTEKELIMYLHALRYKGPDFEYSTHLPDWGKEDWVEAE